The following are from one region of the Amia ocellicauda isolate fAmiCal2 chromosome 1, fAmiCal2.hap1, whole genome shotgun sequence genome:
- the fndc1 gene encoding fibronectin type III domain-containing protein 1 isoform X2, whose product MAPTTVRTLCALFIPLLALSSTVKANRPQRPRNVKLLPTDKGLKVTWDPPTDSDTRPVGHYNIGYGTSMKTLRYIKVDKNSQSQILEDVEAGVLHFLKMTAENDDGLSQPVYRAETPQETIKAAPAEDSASLRPRPPASSGPRQPDRVRGSILRVPQNDRRMDYMSLRENRRSHETRKLASESVYVVSLQAQKALGQSSPVHRPLVTKKKISDPEEVYEAKDITVRVMSPQSVFVSWMDPAIEKEKDVSGSSSRHYSVRYREKGESARWDYRETTQRRVLIDSLSADNMYEFSVRISQGETDGKWSVSVFQRTPESAPSGPPENFLVKPLRGKGTAVTATWDLPQETNGRIREYILSYAPALKPFGSKSMTYPGTKTSAIVEGLQPGDRYIFKIRAANRRGQGPQSKAFSVVMPGTSTVASASSQDSKVPNSHKRGQSSSRTSSSSVSSSQLQTDSAARGGSDPQSAEEDKEADPLTPTHSSPSRKVLPLFPSRSYHSILSSVRSPVRNSANTKTTGTSSPSLQDKDNETKDLNGQKPNAEISKAPDSYEDLEEEQKEDIEVKLVVPSKTVDSDSHEGAHNKHSIPVIDLSPYDSSLDSSSSKTSSGSLPRNPASRSFSPVQNPHTSANTETKQIRRPSSLPIRISQSPTPKVDPSSTLSNSHTDSSHLSRKEPVEHKTEKIHSSPSSRHSSFSKPDRSSVPSSGSARASVPATRHASSGGHSRGSSTEITGLVQSQTVPNESGSSRVLTSQLKPSSSATVAQSTLPISAQNPRGRAQSSHSEHLSQSVESDDDYEDTETKAQEEKPKPSTKTTSSLSPAASTPVHHDGTQNSHLGSKSIIPENKRTLMPSKSLTSGSARLPFLNRNHRLNVQNRQKTKASLSSGQHNTPTHSIASRTAAPKTVQHSAASMSQETDEHVKIPMSAFPAKPASSGSSESLVPIQHSVSSGSTNPVSSSHTSSVLPSKGHSDSLNKPDLEKPASPGDEDDDYNYDYHESTELYGKDGKQVPEAEVPRVPTSSLSKPQKPLPGSTHNTERDISHGRTGSSSVPSVNHRAAGGSNGRPRTLVPTNRHIGPRYSDRSLPSEHAKVGSSNPVVASSGLPSSSSFAQPAVAPARGRISNGGSPHVASSQLPRSSSRLTSSERLHTASSLVPNSSPSQTSSASQPALPSTRNNGSKKRISSHMDSAARAKTTGRVLKPSYEQGKNGRPNLTNTNGKVASTSEGKAKPTGRRLITGPEGVTWIVDLDKGFLMNKEGQILQDSQGRPRRVTIGEDGRTIFDDEGSPLVNPDGLALFGHGRDSRPVVNPKDKVLTVGGKLVVGLDRPKPTNPPTTTTTTTTTTTTTTTTTTTAAPTTAATTTPEPTTIPTTTEITTEEPTTPQIFPTCPPGTYSEVDERGNPLLGEDGILDCYPEERSSDVMVIVPTAVSWVDALAIEEGTG is encoded by the exons CCAACCGCCCCCAGAGGCCGAGGAATGTGAAGCTGCTGCCCACTGATAAGGGCCTGAAGGTGACATGGGACCCTCCAACAGACTCTGACACAAGGCCCGTTGGGCACTACAATATCGGCTATGGGACATCAATGAAGACTCTGCGCTACATTAAAGTGGATAAAAATAGTCAATCCCAAATACTGGAGGATGTAG AGGCTGGTGTTTTGCACTTTTTGAAGATGACAGCTGAGAATGACGATGGACTGAGCCAGCCAGTGTACAGAGCGGAGACACCTCAAG AAACGATCAAGGCAGCCCCTGCTGAGGACAGTGCGTCCTTGCGACCAAGACCCCCAGCTTCATCAGGACCACGGCAGCCAGACAGAGTGAGAGGAAGCATTCTGAGAGTCCCTCAAAATGACAGGAGAATGGATTATATGTCTTTACGAGAGAATCGAAGATCTCACGAAACTCGAAAACTTG CATCTGAGTCGGTGTATGTGGTATCACTGCAGGCACAGAAAGCACTCGGGCAGAGCTCACCTGTACACAGGCCGCTTGTGACCAAAAAAAAGATATCAG ATCCTGAAGAAGTGTACGAGGCAAAGGATATCACTGTTCGAGTCATGTCTCCTCAGTCAGTCTTTGTTTCCTGGATGGATCCTGCCATTGAGAAAGAGAAGGATGTGAGCGGATCCTCATCAAG GCACTATTCTGTCCGCTACCGAGAGAAGGGAGAGTCAGCGAGGTGGGACTACAGAGAGACCACTCAGCGAAGAGTGCTGATAGACTCCCTCTCTGCCGACAACATGTACGAGTTTTCGGTGAGGATTTCACAGGGAGAGACTGATGGCAAATGGAGTGTGTCGGTTTTTCAGAGGACTCCTGAATCTG CCCCTTCTGGTCCACCAGAGAACTTTCTAGTCAAGCCATTGCGAGGTAAAGGTACCGCTGTCACCGCGACCTGGGACCTTCCACAGGAGACCAATGGTAGAATAAGAG AATACATCCTTTCGTACGCCCCCGCCCTCAAACCCTTCGGCTCAAAGTCTATGACCTATCCGGGGACGAAGACCTCTGCCATAGTGGAGGGCCTGCAGCCTGGGGACCGCTACATTTTCAAAATTCGTGCAGCAAACAGGAGAGGACAAGGCCCTCAGTCTAAGGCTTTCAGCGTGGTTATGCCAGGAA CTAGCACTGTTGCTTCAGCATCATCTCAAGACTCCAAGGTCCCTAACAGTCACAAGAGGGGTCAAAGTTCTTCTAGGACATCTTCATCTTCAGTATCTTCTTCACAATTACAAACTGATTCTGCAGCTCGGGGAGGCTCTGATCCTCAGTCGGCAGAAGAAGACAAAGAAGCTGATCCACTAACGCCAACACATTCCTCCCCGTCTAGAAAAGTCCTTCCCCTTTTCCCATCTAGATCATACCACAGCATATTATCTTCTGTACGATCTCCTGTTAGGAACAGCGCTAACACTAAAACAACAGGCACGAGTTCACCTTCACTTCAAGATAAAGACAACGAAACAAAAGATTTAAATGGACAAAAACCGAACGCAGAAATTTCAAAAGCTCCTGATTCATATGAGGATTTGGAGGAAGAGCAGAAAGAAGATATAGAGGTGAAACTTGTTGTGCCTTCAAAAACTGTGGATAGTGACTCTCATGAAGGTGCACACAACAAGCATTCCATTCCCGTTATAGATCTCAGCCCTTATGATTCTAGTCTCGATTCCTCATCATCCAAAACATCCTCTGGATCACTGCCAAGAAACCCAGCAAGCAGGTCTTTCTCCCCTGTTCAAAACCCACACACATCTGCTAACACGGAGACTAAACAAATTCGAAGACCTAGTTCCTTGCCCATTAGAATATCTCAGTCTCCTACACCTAAGGTAGACCCCTCTTCCACTTTGTCTAACAGCCACACTGATAGCTCGCATCTCAGTAGAAAGGAACCAGTTGAGCACAagacagaaaaaatacattcatcCCCTTCATCCAGGCACTCTTCATTTTCTAAACCAGATAGGTCTTCTGTGCCATCTTCAGGAAGTGCACGAGCGTCTGTTCCAGCAACTCGTCATGCTAGTTCTGGTGGTCACTCCAGAGGTAGTTCCACTGAAATAACAGGCTTAGTCCAGTCACAAACTGTTCCAAATGAAAGTGGATCTAGCAGGGTTTTAACCAGTCAACTAAAACCTAGTTCTTCTGCAACTGTAGCTCAGTCGACATTGCCAATAAGTGCCCAGAACCCTAGAGGAAGGGCCCAATCATCACACAGTGAGCACTTGTCGCAATCAGTGGAGagtgatgatgattatgaagataCTGAGACTAAAGCTCAGGAGGAGAAGCCAAAGCCGTCAACAAAAACAACCTCCTCCTTGTCACCCGCTGCTTCTACACCTGTTCACCACGATGGCACCCAAAACTCTCATCTTGGTAGTAAATCAATTATTCCAGAGAATAAGCGTACACTAATGCCATCAAAATCTCTTACTTCTGGGAGTGCCCGTTTACCTTTTTTAAATCGCAATCATAGGCTGAACGTGcaaaacagacagaaaacaaaggCAAGCTTGTCATCTGGTCAGCATAACACTCCAACACATTCAATAGCATCTCGCACAGCAGCCCCAAAAACAGTACAACATTCTGCAGCTTCCATGAGCCAAGAGACGGACGAACATGTGAAAATCCCCATGTCTGCATTCCCTGCGAAGCCTGCGTCCTCTGGTTCTTCAGAGTCTCTGGTGCCAATCCAACATTCAGTTTCAAGTGGCTCTACAAATCCGGTGTCCTCCTCTCATACCAGTTCTGTACTTCCATCCAAGGGACACTCTGACTCACTCAATAAACCTGACCTTGAGAAGCCTGCCTCCCCaggtgatgaagatgatgattataattatgattatcatGAAAGCACGGAGCTATATGGTAAAGATGGAAAACAAGTTCCAGAAGCAGAGGTGCCACGGGTTCCTACCTCATCTTTAAGCAAACCTCAGAAGCCATTGCCAGGCAGTACTCacaacactgagagagacatcAGTCATGGCAGAACCGGTTCATCTTCTGTCCCATCAGTCAACCATCGGGCCGCTGGAGGTTCTAATGGACGACCTCGGACTCTTGTACCAACAAATAGACATATTGGTCCTAGATATTCTGACAGGTCACTTCCCTCAGAACATGCAAAGGTAGGCTCCTCCAATCCTGTCGTCGCATCGTCAGGTTTGCCATCATCTTCGAGTTTTGCACAGCCAGCTGTTGCTCCAGCTCGAGGCAGGATCTCAAATGGAGGATCTCCCCATGTTGCATCATCTCAGTTGCCTCGCTCATCTTCCAGGCTTACCTCTAGTGAGAGACTACACACTGCTTCTTCCTTAGTACCAAACTCTTCTCCATCCCAGACCTCATCTGCCTCTCAACCCGCTCTGCCCTCAACTCGGAATAATGGATCAAAGAAACGCATTTCTAGTCACATGGATAGTGCTGCACGAGCAAAAACAACTGGAAGGGTTTTGAAACCTAGTTATGAACAAG GGAAAAACGGCCGACCAAATCTCACAAACACCAATGGAAAAGTTGCCTCCACCTCAGAAGGGAAAGCCAAACCCACAGGGCGAAGGTTAATTACAGGCCCAGAAGGTGTCACATGG ATAGTGGACCTGGATAAAGGATTTCTAATGAACAAAGAAGGACAGATTCTACAAGATTCACAGGGCAGGCCCCGCAGAGTGACGATTGGAGAAGATGGACGAACTATTTTTG ATGATGAAGGAAGTCCATTGGTGAACCCGGATGGACTTGCTTTATTTGGACATGGGAGGGACAGCAGGCCAGTGGTCAACCCGAAGGATAAAGTGTTGACAGTAGGTGGGAAGCTGGTGGTTGGTTTGGACCGTCCAAAACCAACAAACCCccccactacaaccacaacaaccacaacaacaacaactactactactacaactacaactACAGCTGCTCCAACTACAGCTGCTACAACCACTCCTGAACCCACGACCATTCCCACTACTACTGAAATCACAACAGAAGAGCCCACAACTCCCCAGATATTCCCTACCTGCCCTCCCGGGACATATTCAGAGGTTGATGAAAGAGGAAACCCATTGCTGGGAGAGGATGGAATACTTGACTGCTATCCTGAAG AAAGATCATCAGATGTTATGGTAATAGTCCCCACAGCAGTTAGCTGGGTTGATGCTTTAGCTATTGAAGAAGGTACTGGCTGA